One part of the Verrucomicrobiota bacterium genome encodes these proteins:
- a CDS encoding tetratricopeptide repeat protein, with product MCVLLLLLVTCRSAGAIGIDFWHLRNSRTRAVLHVEKTPGATDACAEIYTRTDPAAGPVSPAIVDAAGTRVPFRVVANGPGDRLVVAFRTTGLLDYYLYYDPAEGTGLVPQRAADWQPESGVLLRTFAWGIEDADLNTVDGFRALVRASTAEYGGAYRPQIFQGPNPFGPSTRYVSVYTTFLRIEQAGRHEFATNSDDASLLYVNGTLVASYLGRHGPQAVHGEKNGAIELGAGVHRLDYFHAEDNGGQACVAAWKKPGDKHFSLIPAEAFVPIAPARVIRYQEQFKSLPDFRARVSRVYADEGGTFALIAVRFDAVPTGVSEPQAFRWSFGDGETATGKTVEHVYLTQGIAPVTLEIDDSRGPTRRVQHWVGVWHLEERNTQDPEKTRADFEPILQAYTLANHPTASLETIEAFYRLNPAMNARRMRVCQELVGRLKSADLARAHGYALELVDLYEALQGAKTVAVRKEMLESVLAQTTSDAHRVRAHLKLGELLLFYEGDAEHALEQLQSAAGLTHPGPLKRLALIRIGDAYVELGRTEDARQAYRAVPVTAADRRNAAILSEGYGLSVERLLAAGELDAALETLNTWEWRLPEVKLAGYSSLLRVRTALAQHNDDEARKYCRLIIDKLAEDAYKPEAYAALIRLLLDHGERATAATRFKELAERFPLSPEVRDLAPLLQNAQ from the coding sequence GTGTGCGTTCTCCTCCTTCTCCTTGTCACGTGTCGGAGCGCCGGCGCGATCGGCATCGACTTCTGGCACCTGCGCAACTCTCGCACGCGGGCCGTCCTCCACGTCGAGAAAACGCCCGGCGCCACCGACGCCTGCGCCGAGATCTACACGCGCACCGATCCCGCCGCGGGTCCGGTCAGCCCCGCCATCGTCGACGCCGCCGGCACACGTGTGCCGTTCCGCGTCGTCGCCAACGGCCCAGGCGACCGCCTCGTTGTCGCCTTCCGGACAACCGGGCTCCTCGACTACTACCTTTACTACGATCCAGCCGAAGGCACCGGCCTCGTCCCGCAGCGTGCCGCGGACTGGCAACCCGAGAGCGGCGTGCTGCTCCGCACGTTCGCCTGGGGAATCGAGGACGCGGATCTCAATACAGTCGATGGCTTCCGCGCCCTCGTGCGCGCCTCCACCGCCGAGTACGGCGGCGCGTATCGCCCCCAGATCTTCCAAGGCCCAAATCCGTTCGGCCCCTCGACGCGCTACGTGTCGGTCTACACCACGTTTCTGCGCATTGAGCAGGCCGGACGCCACGAGTTCGCCACCAACTCCGACGACGCCTCGCTCCTCTACGTCAACGGCACGCTCGTTGCCTCCTACCTCGGCCGGCACGGCCCCCAGGCCGTCCACGGCGAGAAGAACGGAGCCATCGAGCTCGGCGCCGGTGTCCATCGCCTCGACTACTTCCACGCCGAGGACAACGGTGGGCAGGCCTGCGTCGCCGCCTGGAAGAAACCCGGCGACAAGCACTTCTCGCTCATCCCCGCCGAGGCGTTCGTGCCAATCGCGCCCGCCCGCGTCATCCGCTATCAGGAGCAGTTCAAGTCGCTGCCCGACTTCCGCGCCCGCGTGAGCCGCGTCTACGCCGACGAGGGCGGCACCTTCGCTCTCATAGCCGTGCGCTTCGATGCGGTCCCGACGGGTGTCAGTGAGCCGCAGGCCTTCCGTTGGTCGTTCGGCGACGGCGAGACCGCGACCGGCAAGACGGTCGAACACGTCTACCTCACCCAGGGCATTGCGCCCGTCACCCTCGAGATCGACGACTCGCGCGGCCCGACGCGGCGCGTCCAGCACTGGGTCGGCGTCTGGCACCTCGAGGAGAGGAACACGCAGGATCCCGAGAAGACTCGCGCCGACTTCGAACCGATCCTCCAAGCCTACACGCTCGCCAATCACCCCACCGCGTCGCTCGAAACGATCGAGGCCTTCTACCGCCTCAACCCCGCGATGAACGCGCGCCGTATGCGCGTCTGCCAGGAGCTGGTCGGACGGCTCAAGTCGGCCGATCTTGCCCGCGCCCACGGCTACGCGCTCGAACTTGTGGACCTCTACGAAGCGCTCCAAGGCGCCAAGACCGTCGCCGTCAGGAAGGAGATGCTCGAGTCAGTCCTTGCGCAGACGACAAGCGACGCGCATCGCGTCCGCGCCCACCTCAAGCTCGGCGAGCTACTCCTCTTCTACGAGGGCGACGCCGAGCACGCCCTCGAGCAACTCCAGAGCGCCGCCGGGCTCACCCACCCCGGCCCGCTCAAGCGCCTTGCCCTCATACGCATCGGCGATGCATACGTCGAGCTCGGCCGAACCGAGGATGCCCGCCAGGCCTACCGCGCCGTGCCTGTCACCGCCGCCGACCGCAGGAATGCGGCAATCCTCTCTGAGGGCTACGGTCTGTCCGTCGAGCGCTTGCTCGCCGCCGGTGAGCTCGACGCTGCACTCGAGACCCTCAACACCTGGGAGTGGCGCCTGCCCGAAGTGAAGCTCGCTGGGTACTCGTCGCTCCTACGCGTCCGTACCGCCTTGGCCCAGCACAATGACGACGAGGCCCGCAAGTACTGCCGCCTCATCATCGACAAGCTTGCAGAAGACGCATACAAGCCGGAAGCCTACGCGGCCCTCATCCGCCTCCTGCTCGACCACGGCGAACGCGCCACGGCTGCCACGCGGTTCAAGGAACTCGCCGAGCGCTTCCCCCTCTCGCCGGAGGTTCGAGACTTGGCTCCCCTTCTGCAGAACGCTCAGTGA
- the waaF gene encoding lipopolysaccharide heptosyltransferase II, which translates to MYLALRFLQRLFCLLPHRLAVGAGEWLGRIWYSLDAQHRRVAKSNLVNAYPDWPYARVCRVARQAFVHVARVLVDFLRVPRYADGAYRERWVKVVGEEHLREAHARGKGVLLLSAHWGNWELMGLMCTVFGYRVAAIARRVGSRGMTRFVNELRGVTGLRVFDKMQAARPTLAALKAGECVGILVDQNDAVTGIPATFFGRVCATTPALASFARKTGAPVVPAVCPLQSDGRYEARLDAPIELPQTGDAERDVAEMTQRVTSYIERCVREAPEQWFWVHRRWKLFDRAAGGARLRAGFRHVETVLVKAPNWLGDVVMALPVFEQLKTAMPGLRVTALVKAPLGDVLRACPHVDEVIEYAHRRGLRGVLDVLRTARRVRRRYFHAAVLLPNSLGSALWMVLARVRLRIGARGQWRRWLLTHPIARRPKDKHQSDYYLEVASRLADGPHPGAPHLPVPRRDAAWSEQFLKEHGLNSGAPVVGLNPGAAYGPAKRWPAERFAEVGRRLRDEFSAEVLVFGSSADADVVGAVVEQIGRGAHNLAGRTRLGELAALLARCHVVVTNDTGPMHLAGAVGARVVALFGSTSSERSSPSGAITVIQSQSDCPPCFRRECPTDFRCMTSITADTVFDAARACLRGQ; encoded by the coding sequence GTGTACCTCGCACTCAGGTTCCTTCAGCGTCTCTTCTGTCTGCTGCCGCATCGCCTGGCGGTTGGGGCGGGGGAGTGGCTGGGGCGGATATGGTATTCGCTCGACGCGCAGCACCGGCGCGTCGCCAAGTCCAACCTCGTCAACGCGTACCCCGATTGGCCGTACGCGCGCGTGTGCCGTGTGGCGCGCCAAGCCTTTGTGCACGTTGCGCGCGTGCTGGTCGACTTTCTCAGGGTGCCGCGCTACGCCGACGGGGCCTACCGCGAGCGGTGGGTCAAGGTCGTCGGCGAGGAGCATCTCCGCGAGGCCCATGCGCGCGGCAAGGGCGTCTTGCTGCTCTCGGCGCACTGGGGCAACTGGGAACTCATGGGGCTGATGTGTACCGTGTTCGGGTACCGCGTCGCGGCGATCGCGCGCAGGGTCGGCTCACGCGGCATGACGCGCTTCGTCAATGAGCTGCGCGGGGTGACCGGCCTGCGCGTGTTCGACAAGATGCAGGCGGCCCGGCCGACGCTCGCGGCGCTCAAGGCGGGCGAGTGCGTTGGCATCCTCGTCGATCAGAACGACGCGGTGACCGGCATCCCGGCCACATTCTTCGGACGGGTGTGTGCGACGACGCCCGCGCTGGCGAGCTTCGCGCGCAAGACCGGCGCGCCCGTCGTGCCGGCGGTGTGTCCGCTGCAGTCCGACGGGCGGTACGAAGCGCGCCTGGACGCGCCGATCGAGCTGCCGCAGACGGGCGACGCCGAACGCGACGTGGCCGAGATGACGCAGCGCGTGACCTCCTACATCGAGCGTTGCGTGCGCGAGGCGCCCGAGCAGTGGTTCTGGGTACACCGGCGGTGGAAGCTGTTCGACCGCGCTGCCGGCGGAGCGCGGCTGCGCGCGGGTTTCCGGCATGTCGAGACCGTGCTTGTGAAAGCGCCCAACTGGCTTGGCGATGTGGTCATGGCGCTACCCGTGTTCGAACAGCTTAAGACGGCGATGCCCGGCCTGCGTGTTACCGCGCTGGTCAAGGCGCCGCTCGGCGACGTGTTGCGCGCCTGCCCGCACGTGGATGAAGTGATCGAATACGCGCATCGCCGCGGGCTGCGGGGCGTGCTCGACGTGCTGAGAACAGCCCGCCGCGTGCGGCGGCGTTACTTCCACGCCGCCGTGCTGCTGCCGAACTCGCTCGGTTCGGCGCTCTGGATGGTGCTCGCGCGTGTCCGGTTGCGTATCGGCGCGCGCGGACAGTGGCGACGTTGGCTGCTGACTCACCCGATCGCGCGCCGTCCGAAAGACAAGCACCAGAGCGACTACTACCTCGAGGTCGCGTCGCGGTTGGCCGACGGGCCGCACCCGGGCGCGCCGCACCTGCCGGTGCCCCGGCGCGACGCGGCGTGGTCCGAGCAGTTTCTCAAGGAACACGGACTCAATTCGGGCGCGCCCGTCGTCGGATTGAATCCCGGCGCGGCATACGGGCCGGCCAAGCGCTGGCCGGCCGAGCGGTTTGCCGAGGTAGGGCGGCGGCTGCGCGACGAGTTCAGCGCCGAGGTGCTCGTGTTCGGATCGAGCGCCGACGCCGACGTCGTGGGCGCTGTCGTCGAGCAGATCGGCCGGGGCGCGCACAACTTGGCGGGCCGCACGCGCCTCGGCGAGCTTGCGGCGCTCCTCGCGCGCTGCCACGTTGTTGTGACCAATGACACGGGGCCCATGCATTTGGCGGGCGCGGTCGGCGCGCGGGTCGTGGCGCTCTTCGGTTCGACGAGCTCCGAACGTTCGTCGCCCTCAGGTGCCATCACCGTCATCCAGAGCCAGAGCGACTGTCCGCCGTGCTTCCGGCGCGAGTGCCCGACCGATTTCCGCTGCATGACGAGCATCACGGCCGACACCGTCTTCGACGCTGCGCGGGCCTGTCTGCGGGGGCAATGA
- a CDS encoding glycosyltransferase family 2 protein: MSAEAKKYPISAFVACQNEERNIEACLRSVAWCNEIVVVDSFSTDRTVEIARRYTDKVFSRQWDGYRNQKNFGFEQTTNEWALLIDSDERVSAELLAAIRREFDRGPGEVAGYLVPRRVFYLGRWIRHGGWYPDYKLRLVRRNRARLGGIDPHETFIVDGPVKRLRGNLIHYTYRTISEQLRTMHRYAEIWASTRRWRPADALKMLVRPVAKFLEVYIAKGGVLDGFHGIVIASMASYQVFLRYAKLYERRAQAWRRA, translated from the coding sequence ATGAGTGCTGAGGCGAAGAAGTACCCCATCAGCGCCTTTGTCGCGTGCCAGAACGAGGAGCGGAATATCGAGGCGTGTCTGCGTAGCGTGGCGTGGTGCAACGAGATCGTTGTCGTCGACAGCTTCAGCACAGACCGGACGGTCGAGATCGCTCGGCGCTACACGGACAAGGTCTTCTCGCGGCAGTGGGACGGCTACCGGAATCAGAAGAACTTCGGATTCGAGCAGACGACGAACGAGTGGGCGCTGCTCATCGACAGTGACGAGCGCGTCTCGGCGGAGCTTCTTGCGGCGATCCGGCGCGAGTTCGACCGCGGTCCGGGCGAGGTTGCCGGTTATCTTGTGCCGCGGCGCGTGTTCTACCTCGGCAGGTGGATCCGTCACGGCGGGTGGTATCCCGATTACAAGCTGCGCCTCGTGCGCCGCAACCGCGCGCGGCTCGGCGGCATCGACCCGCACGAGACGTTCATCGTCGACGGGCCGGTGAAGCGGCTGCGCGGCAATCTGATCCATTACACGTACCGAACCATCAGCGAGCAGCTCCGGACCATGCACCGCTACGCCGAGATATGGGCCTCGACACGGCGCTGGCGGCCGGCCGACGCGCTCAAGATGCTCGTGCGCCCGGTGGCGAAGTTCCTCGAGGTGTATATCGCCAAAGGCGGCGTGCTCGACGGGTTTCACGGCATCGTGATCGCGTCGATGGCGTCGTACCAGGTATTTCTGCGATACGCGAAGCTTTACGAGCGGCGGGCGCAAGCATGGCGACGGGCGTGA